From the Leptospira biflexa serovar Patoc strain 'Patoc 1 (Paris)' genome, one window contains:
- a CDS encoding LBBP_01157 family protein — protein sequence MAKNNPKTKQGFWRKLLSFLSIRSNQKVLDSEKKKKEPKSFAIEWATAFDTWKKKLPTKQINSGIVLETKKIRLTKTNEKVFRIEGDDFSIVLVTDNHLYKNKDGKWAGVLFVDEGLLNQNLSKDIRNLDDFLNLQAIPRSDLFLESEAPKDDWRIVFCWERFWQEQLLLQMSPNSMTLVMLAIGEECKEFFEKIATERQKRLVRDELFYLNLGQSNSSNPHSKTKSIFGFGSALKEFGQKINLIRERREKELEHGA from the coding sequence ATGGCAAAAAATAATCCCAAAACCAAACAAGGTTTTTGGAGGAAACTCCTTTCCTTCCTGTCCATTCGATCAAACCAAAAGGTATTGGATTCGGAAAAAAAGAAAAAAGAACCAAAATCATTTGCCATAGAATGGGCAACTGCCTTTGACACTTGGAAAAAGAAACTACCCACGAAACAAATAAACTCAGGAATTGTCCTGGAAACCAAAAAGATTCGCTTAACAAAAACAAACGAAAAAGTCTTCCGCATCGAAGGTGATGATTTTTCCATTGTTCTTGTCACCGATAACCATCTATATAAAAATAAAGATGGGAAATGGGCGGGAGTTCTTTTTGTAGATGAAGGTTTACTCAATCAAAACCTTTCGAAAGACATTCGTAATTTGGATGATTTTTTAAACTTACAAGCCATTCCAAGGTCGGATTTATTTTTAGAATCGGAAGCACCAAAAGATGATTGGCGGATCGTCTTCTGTTGGGAACGATTCTGGCAAGAACAGCTATTGTTACAAATGTCCCCGAATTCAATGACACTTGTGATGCTTGCCATCGGCGAAGAGTGTAAGGAATTTTTTGAAAAGATAGCGACAGAAAGGCAAAAACGGCTTGTACGGGACGAATTGTTTTATCTGAACTTAGGACAGTCCAATAGCTCAAACCCACATTCCAAAACCAAATCGATTTTTGGATTCGGATCTGCTTTGAAAGAATTTGGACAGAAAATAAATCTCATACGGGAAAGAAGAGAGAAGGAATTAGAACATGGAGCATGA
- a CDS encoding ATP-binding cassette domain-containing protein yields MDSIDRPIIQIQNATLQTREGHFIWKSIGLQVKKGSIHGVIGESGSGKSTLAMALFSIIPEGARLTYDQFLVLGDDVFSKNVPNQKNVFLVPQNPNLAFHPYRTIESQIKDFLRLSSLSHITLETVFSYFDQLKIPRGHWKQFAKNLSGGEKQRILLTLAFLRHPKILILDEPTTGLDAFSEKIVLETVQKLAKSGMTVVFITHELRIVASLASEVTIMKEGEVVESLPIRNHQLEPISGYGKQLKEASLLFS; encoded by the coding sequence TTGGACTCGATTGATCGGCCGATCATCCAAATTCAAAATGCCACACTCCAAACACGAGAAGGGCATTTCATTTGGAAATCCATTGGACTTCAAGTCAAAAAAGGTAGCATTCATGGTGTCATTGGGGAATCAGGGTCGGGGAAATCCACACTGGCGATGGCATTATTTTCCATCATCCCAGAAGGCGCAAGGTTGACTTATGATCAGTTTTTGGTTTTGGGTGATGATGTGTTTTCAAAGAACGTTCCGAATCAAAAGAATGTCTTCCTTGTCCCTCAAAATCCTAATTTAGCCTTTCATCCCTACCGAACCATAGAGAGCCAAATCAAAGATTTTTTAAGGCTGTCTTCTTTATCCCATATCACCTTGGAAACTGTTTTTTCTTACTTTGATCAATTGAAGATCCCGCGAGGGCATTGGAAACAATTTGCAAAGAACCTTTCGGGAGGGGAAAAGCAGAGAATTTTACTCACTCTTGCTTTCCTACGCCATCCAAAAATTTTGATTTTAGATGAGCCAACCACGGGACTCGATGCGTTTTCTGAAAAAATTGTCCTAGAAACGGTTCAAAAATTAGCAAAATCGGGGATGACAGTTGTTTTTATTACACACGAACTGAGGATCGTCGCAAGTCTGGCTTCCGAAGTTACGATAATGAAAGAAGGGGAAGTCGTAGAATCGCTTCCAATTCGAAACCACCAATTGGAGCCTATTTCAGGATATGGAAAACAACTTAAGGAAGCCTCTCTTTTATTTTCGTAA
- a CDS encoding D-sedoheptulose 7-phosphate isomerase, producing the protein MEHDTLIQSQIEDSIRVKAQLLPSLLPNIKAAGKVLVDSLKGDGILYFAGNGGSSCDASHIAAELVIRYKSGNERKAIPAIALNSDQAVLTACANDYGYEFLFQRQLQAFGKSKDVFIGLTTSGNSKNIILAVEEAKKNGMKVVLLLGGDGGKLKGKADVEIIIPSSVTARIQESHILIGHILCSIIEKELFGLD; encoded by the coding sequence ATGGAGCATGATACATTAATCCAATCGCAAATTGAAGATTCCATTCGGGTAAAAGCACAACTTTTGCCGTCACTTTTGCCAAATATCAAAGCCGCAGGAAAGGTACTTGTGGATTCCTTAAAGGGCGATGGAATTTTATATTTTGCAGGGAATGGTGGGTCTAGTTGTGATGCATCTCACATTGCGGCAGAGCTTGTCATTCGATACAAATCAGGAAATGAGCGAAAGGCAATTCCTGCGATAGCACTGAACAGTGACCAGGCGGTTCTCACTGCTTGTGCCAATGATTATGGATATGAATTCCTTTTCCAAAGACAACTCCAAGCTTTCGGAAAATCCAAAGATGTTTTCATCGGACTCACAACTTCAGGGAACTCCAAGAATATCATTTTAGCAGTAGAAGAAGCCAAAAAAAATGGGATGAAGGTTGTTTTACTCCTTGGTGGAGATGGTGGAAAATTAAAAGGAAAAGCGGATGTGGAAATCATCATTCCATCCAGTGTCACAGCAAGGATCCAAGAGTCCCATATTTTGATCGGTCATATCCTTTGTAGCATCATTGAAAAGGAATTGTTTGGACTCGATTGA
- a CDS encoding FHA domain-containing protein, giving the protein MENNLRKPLFYFRNWFFLWICFFTFPIFSESPISLRSIDVSSYPEVKLRLHLKGNLDLNGYTLSEQLGSTARFSEGFGFTRLEKKNPLYLTISVPSYSNAEDRRWLLQLTSQLVKISEQSGGFSKLHIQSDDSFHVFERIRSQVLDVSFPYPKEKIPQFPIRNWEQLLQSIPGNETKEDHILLLVSFSNEWPDRFEIPEFAKRIREKGLKLIVLSPSSLEANKLVSYANGDFYPISKQESFESLFMDLKETVSPDWEIKYISPWQLSVWKENEVMGSFTSVSTGVQFEFLYQITPYQTLYLKVSDPFVFFPVSLFFILLCIASLYYLRGFESPNPSHAKQKTLTPISNVENLERQDELEVYDRMYGETLEKAARDREIALVTKEKENLPGTSYTYAVIQVREGNQLYEPIPLQWSEMTIGNFESNHIVLHDPSVSGLHAKIKNRKGKFILFDCVSEAGVYLNGRKLLRPKVLHNLDEIQLGKTFLTFRGRY; this is encoded by the coding sequence ATGGAAAACAACTTAAGGAAGCCTCTCTTTTATTTTCGTAATTGGTTTTTCCTTTGGATTTGTTTTTTCACGTTTCCCATTTTTTCAGAGTCCCCCATATCATTACGATCCATCGATGTAAGTTCCTATCCAGAAGTAAAACTGCGGTTACACCTCAAGGGGAATTTGGATCTGAATGGGTATACCCTCTCGGAACAATTAGGAAGTACCGCACGTTTTTCCGAAGGATTCGGATTCACACGACTTGAAAAAAAGAACCCGCTGTATTTAACCATTTCTGTTCCGAGTTATTCCAATGCCGAAGACCGACGTTGGTTATTACAACTTACAAGCCAACTTGTGAAGATCTCAGAACAAAGTGGCGGATTTTCAAAACTCCACATCCAATCCGATGATTCTTTTCATGTCTTCGAAAGGATTCGATCCCAAGTTTTGGATGTTTCCTTTCCTTATCCAAAAGAAAAAATCCCTCAGTTCCCGATTCGCAATTGGGAACAATTGTTACAATCAATTCCAGGAAATGAAACTAAGGAGGACCATATCTTACTCCTTGTTAGTTTTTCAAATGAATGGCCAGATCGTTTTGAGATCCCTGAGTTTGCCAAACGGATTCGGGAAAAAGGACTGAAACTCATTGTACTTTCTCCAAGTTCATTAGAAGCAAATAAACTCGTCAGTTATGCGAATGGAGATTTTTATCCCATATCCAAACAGGAAAGTTTTGAGTCCTTATTTATGGATCTGAAAGAAACCGTCAGTCCAGATTGGGAAATCAAGTACATCTCTCCTTGGCAACTATCTGTATGGAAAGAAAACGAAGTGATGGGATCGTTTACCTCGGTTTCTACTGGAGTGCAATTTGAATTTTTATACCAAATCACGCCGTACCAAACCCTATATTTAAAAGTCTCCGATCCATTTGTGTTTTTTCCCGTAAGTTTATTTTTTATTTTATTGTGTATTGCCTCTCTTTATTATTTGCGAGGATTTGAATCACCAAATCCAAGTCATGCGAAACAAAAAACCTTAACTCCAATCTCCAATGTGGAAAACTTGGAAAGACAGGATGAGTTGGAAGTGTATGACAGAATGTATGGGGAAACCTTAGAAAAGGCAGCTCGGGACCGAGAAATCGCACTTGTCACTAAGGAAAAGGAAAATTTACCAGGGACTTCCTATACCTATGCGGTAATCCAAGTGAGAGAAGGAAACCAATTATACGAACCAATTCCTTTGCAGTGGTCGGAAATGACCATTGGTAATTTTGAGTCCAACCACATAGTCCTCCACGATCCAAGTGTATCTGGTTTACATGCGAAGATAAAAAATCGCAAAGGGAAATTTATATTGTTTGATTGTGTTTCTGAGGCAGGTGTATACTTGAACGGCAGAAAATTATTACGCCCCAAAGTGTTACATAATTTAGACGAAATCCAATTAGGAAAAACCTTTCTTACGTTCCGAGGGAGATACTGA